The segment GGCGCCTTGCCCGGAGAGTTCTTCCTTCTTCTTGCGCGCGCGTTCGAGTGCGGCGGCGATGATCGCGCGTTTCTTCGCTTCGGCATCGTCGGCGGCCGGTGCGGCGACCGGAGCGCCTGGCTGCGCGCCGGGTTGTTCTGCGGCCGGCTTTGCAGCACCTGCACTGGCACTGGCCGCGCGGCGTGCGGCGGCGCGCGCTTCGGCGGCCTCGCGTTCGCGGCGCTGGCGGGCGAGCCGCAGGTCGTGGCGTTCGCGCGCGGCATCGGCCTGCTCTTGCGACCACGCGTCCCAGCCGGTGCGATCGCCGGTCACGGGCAGCATCGCGATGCAGTCGACGGGGCACGGCGGCACGCACAGGTCGCAGCCCGTGCAAAGCGACTCGATGATCGTGTGCATCTGCTTCGGTGCGCCGACGATCGCGTCGACCGGGCATGCCTGCATGCACAGCGTGCAGCCGATGCACAGGCTTTCATCGATGAATGCGACCGCGCGCGGGTGCTCGCTGCCGTTGACGGGGTTCAGCGGAATCACCGGCTTGCCGAGCAGGCCGGCGAGGCGCGCAATGCCTTCGGCGCCGCCGGGCGGGCACTGGTTGTAGTTCGCGTCGCCGGCGGCGATCGCCTCGGCGTACGGGCGGCAGCCGTTATAGCCGCACTTCGTGCATTGCGTCTGGGGAAGCAGATCTTCGATACGATCCGCGAGTGTTTTGGAGTCGGTCACGGTGACAACGGGCGCAGCGGCGCCGAATGGCTCTCGGCCGCGTCGGGCGCGGCCGGAAAGGTTTGCCAAAGCTTGATTATCGCCGATTTCCCGCATTGCGCTGGACGCCGTCTGTGCGCATAATCGAACCGCTTTTTTGCAGGGGGCTCAGCAGGAGGGCGGCCGCACGCGGCGCGCCCGTTCCAGGGCGGCCGGCGCCGAGGCGGTGGGGGTGCCGGTCCGGATCAAGCGGCTCACATAGCAAAACGCCACCATGAATCAGCCAAAAATCAAAAGAGATCCTGAAGGTACGCGCCGTCGCATCCTGATGGCGGCAGCCGAAGAGTTCGCGAGTGGAGGGCTGTTCGGCGCACGCGTCGACCAGATTGCGCGCCGGGCCGAAACCAACGAGCGCATGCTCTATTACTACTTCGGCAGCAAGGAGCAGTTGTTTACGGCCGTGCTCGAACACGCGTTCTCCGCGTTGACCGAGGCCGAGCGCGTGCTCGATCTCGACGGCGTCGCGCCGGTCGAAGCCGTCACGCGGCTCGCGCATTTCGTTTGGGACTACTACCGCGACCATCCGGAACTGCTCAGGCTCATCAACAACGAGAACCTGCACGAAGCGCGCTACCTGCACAAGTCGACGCGGATTCGCGAGATGATGTCGCCGATCGTCGCGAAGCTCGGCAATGTGCTGACGCGCGGCCAGAAGGCCGGGCTGTTCCGCAGCGACGTCGATCCGCTGCGCTTCTACGTGACGCTGTCGGGGCTCGGCTACTACATCGTGTCGAACCGCTTCACGCTCGCCGCGACACTCGGCCGCGACTTCACCGACACCGACGAGCGCGCGGAGATGGTCCGGATGAACACCGAGGTGCTGCTCGCGTATCTGCTGCGGCGCTGACGCGCCCCAGCGGCCGCCGGATACAAAAACGCCGCCGTGCGCAGGCAACGGCGGCGTTTTTTCGTCGGAACGCGGTGCGTCAGGCGGCCTTGCGCGCGCGTGCGGTTTTTGCGCGCGGGCTGTTGCTGCCGGCACGCTTCGCGGCCGGTGCGGCCTTGGCGGGCGCGGCGGCCGTGGCCGGTGCCTTTGCGCGCGTGCGCTTCGCCGCGGTGACACGCGTCGTTTCGGCCTGCACGGTGCCGGCCGGTACGGCCGCAAGCGTTGTGGCCGCCGGCGCCTCGGGCTGATCCTTCGTCGCGCCGTGCTTCGGTTCCGGCACATGCTCGCGGATGAAGTCGCGCAGTTGCGGGTAGATGATCGTGCGCCAGCGGCGGCCCGAGAAGATCCCGTAGTGACCGCACTTCTCGGCGGTCAGGCTGCGGCGCTGGTCTTGCGGGATGCCCGTGCACAGCTCGTGCGCGACGTGCGTCTGGCCGCTGCCCGAGATGTCGTCGAGTTCGCCCTCGATCGTCATCAGCGCGGTGTGCTTGATGTCCTGCGGGCGCACGCGCTCGCCTTCTACATCCCACGTGCCTTCGGCCAGCCGGAATTCCTGGAACACGACGCGGATCGTCTCGAGGTAATACTCGGCGGCCATGTCGAGCACTGCGTTGTACTCGTCGTAGAAGCGGCGGTGCGCTTCGGCGTCGTCCTCGTCGCCGCGCAGCAGGCTCTGGTAGAAATCCCAGTGCGATTGCGCATGCCGTTCCGGGTTCATCGCGACGAAGCCCGTGTGCTGCAGGAAGCCCGGATACACCTGGCGGCCTTCGCCCGGATAGTTCGCGGGCACCGTGTGGATCACGTTGTTCTCGAACCACGCGGTCGAGTGTTGCGTCGCGAGCGAGTTCACCGACGTCGGGCTGCGGCGCGCGTCGATCGGGCCACCCATCATCGTCATCGTGAGCGGCGTATCCTCGCCGCGGCTCGCCATCAGCGAGATCGCCGCGAGCACCGGCACCGTCGGCTGGCACACCGAGATCACGTGCAGGTTGCGCGCGCCGATGTGGCGGATGAATTCCTGGATGTACGCGATGTAGTCGTGCAGGTGGAACGGGCCGGTCTCGACCGGCACCATCCGCGCGTCGATCCAGTCGGTGATGTAGACCTTGTGATCCTGCAGCAGCGTGCGCACGGTGTCGCGCAGCAGCGTCGAGTGGTGGCCCGACAGCGGCGCGCAGACCAGCACGACCGGCTCGTCCTTCAGTTGCGTGACGGCGTCGGCATCGTCCGAATAGCGCTTGAAACGCAGCAGCCGGCAGAACGGCTTCTCGACGATCGTCTGCTCGACGATCGGGATGTTGTGGCCGTCCTTGACGATCTGGTGAAGGTCGAATTCGGGCTTCTCGTAATCCTTGCCGAGCCGATACATCAGTTCGTAGGCGGCGGCCATCCGCGTCGCGCCGGGCATCAGCGAGAACGGGCTGGACGGGTTGGCGAACGATTTGGAAGCGGCCTGAGCCCAGGCCGTGAGCGGGCTCAGCATGGCCCGCTGGAATTCGTGCAGTTGGTAAAGCATGCAGACTACTCCCGCGTGGGGGACGGTGCGCAGGGGCGGCGTGGGGCGTCGCGGCGTGCCGTGGGGGTCAGCGGCCGGCCATGTTGCACTGCGGCCGGACAATCGCGTCGATCATATCGGACAACGATGGGTGGTGCAATGCAACATTTCCCCGATTTTTCATCAAAATTTTGCGATTTGACGTTCTCTGAAGAAGCCGACCGCGCCTTCGTTCAGCGCCCCGTGGCCATGGCCGGCGCGGGCTGGCCGGCCGCGCGCGCCATCGCCTCTTCGTGGTGCATCAGGTTCATCGCGGTATGCACGAGCGCCACGTGCGAGAACGCCTGCGGGAAGTTGCCGACGAGCCGCCCGGCGACCGGGTCGTACTCCTCCGCGAGCAGCCCGAGATCGTTCGACAGCGACAGCAGCCGGCTGAACAGGCGGTGCGCGTCGTCGATCCGGCCGAGCAGCGCGTAGTTGTCGACCAGCCAGAAGCTGCATGCGAGAAACGTGCCTTCGCCGGGCGGCAGCCCGTCGTCGTACTCGGTCGTGCGGTAGCGCATCACGAGGCCGTCGTGCAGCAATTCCCGCTCGATTGCCTCGACCGTGCCGACGATGCGCGGGTCTTCCGGCGGCAGGAAGCCGAGCAGCGGCATCAGCAGCACGCTCGCGTCGAGCTCGTCGCTGCCGTAGCTCTGCGCGAACGCCTGCTTGCCTTCGTGCCACGCGTTGTCGCAGACGTCGGCATGGATCTGCTCGCGCAGCGCGCGCCAGCGGTCGAGCGAGCCGGGCAGCCGGAACATCTCCGCCGACTTGATCGCGCGGTCGAACGCGACCCACGCCATCACCTTCGAGAACGTGAAATGGCGGCGGCCGCCGCGGGTTTCCCAGATCCCCTCGTCGGGTTCCTGCCAGATCTTCTCGAGATGGTCGAGCAGCGCGCACTGCACGGACCAGACCGTGTCGTCGGCCTGCAGGCCGCCCACGCGCGCGAGGTGCAGCGCGGCCATCACCTCGCCGAACACGTCGAGCTGGAGCTGGTTCGCGGCGCCGTTGCCGATGCGTACCGGCCTCGAGTCCTGATAGCCGGGCAGCCAGTCGAGCTCCATTTCCGGCAGCCGGCGTTCGCCGGCGATCCCGTACATGATCTGGATCTGCTCGGGCGAACCGGCCATCACGCGGCCGAGCCACGTGCGCCACGCGCGCGCCTCGTCGTAGTGGCCGCCGCGCATCAGCGCGAGCAGCGTGATCGTCGCGTCGCGCAGCCAGCAGTAGCGGTAGTCCCAGTTGCGGTTGCCGCCGATCTTCTCGGGCAGCGACGTGGTCGGCGCCGCGACGATGCCGCCGGTCGGCTCGTACGCGAGCGCCTTCAACGTGATCAGCGAACGGCGCACGGCGGCCGCGTAGCGGCCCTGCACCTGGCAGCGGCCCGACCATTCGAGCCAGTAGTTCTCGGTGCGCGCGAGCATCGACAGCGGATCGCGCGCGGGCGGCAGCCGCAGGTGCGAGGCCGCATAGCTGAGCGAGAACGGCACGCGCTCGTCGGCGCTCACCGTGAATTCCGCGAGCGTATGGAGGTTCTTGCCGGCGAGCGGCACCGGCGTGCGCAGCACGACGGTGTCGGGGCCGGCAATCGCCTTCATCCCGTCCTCGCGGGTCAGTTGCGTGACCCACGGGACCGAGAAGCCGTAGTCGAAGCGCAACACGAGTTCCATGCGCATCTTCATCGTGCCGTGGCGGCCGACGACGATCCGCACGAGTTCGGACCAGCCGTTGCCGGGCGGCATGAAGTCGATCACGGTGACGGCGCCGTCGGCGCTTTCGTAATCGGTTTCGAGAATCAGCGTGTCGCCGCGATAGCGGCGGGTCGTGTGCGTGATCGCGGCGTCGACGGCCGGAGCGAGCAGCCAGCGGCCGTGCTCGGGCGTGCCGACGAGCGCCGCGAAGCAGGCGCCCGAATCGAAGCGGGGCCAGCACAGCCAGTCGACGGAGCCGTCTTTCGCGATCAGCGCGGCGGTGTGGCCGTCGCCGACGAGGGCGTAGTCTTCGATCAGGGCGGGCATGGGCAGGCGATCCTTGGTTTCGAGTTCACAATGCGGACGGCGGCGGCCGGACTTCACGTGCCTGTGCCGCGCCCCGTATACTCGGCCGGGCGGCGGAGCGCATGAACGGCCGGCGTTTCGTCCTATCTCAACACTTGAAGCGACTCGATGCAAGGAGGATTCAATGTCCAGCCGTTTACGCGAGCGTGACGCACGCGCTTCGACACGAGGGTTCCCGCTTAGGCTCGCTCACTGGATGAAAGGTTTCGCGATCGTGCTCTCCTTGTCCGCGACCCACGCATTTGCGCAGCAATCGCCCGCCCCGGCCGACGGCGTCTACAACCTGCTCGTCGGCACCTATACGGGCGGCGGCAGCGACGGGATCTATGTTTACCGCTTCGATACGAAAACCGGCAGCGTCGCGCCGGTGTCTTCGGCGAAGACCGTGAATCCGTCGTACCTGTTGCCGAGCCGCGACGGTCGCACCGTCTACGCGGTCAACGAATTGCCCGGCGACGACGGGCCGGCGACGCAGCGCGGCGGCGTCAGCGCATTCCGCTTCGACGCGAAGACGGGCGCGCTGACCTTCATCGACCGCGTGTCGTCGGAAGGGAACGATCCTTGCTACCTCGCGCTGTCGCCGGACGGCAAGACCCTCGTGACGGCCAACTATTCGGTCGCGGCGGATCCGGGCGGCAGCTTCGCGGTGTTGCCGCTGCGCGACGACGGCGCGGTCAGCCAGGCCGTGCTGACCGTGCACCATGAAGGCACGGGGCCCGTGAAGGGCCGCCAGGACGGCGCGCACGTGCACTCGACGGTGTTTTCGCCGGACGGCCGTTATTTGTTCGTACAGGATCTCGGCGCGGACAAGATCTACGGCTACCGCTACACGGTGGACGGCAGCCGCGGGCTGATCAGCCCGACCGACACGCGCTACACGCCGGTGAAGGCCGGCTCGGGGCCGCGTCACATGGTGTTCGGCGCCGACGGCCGGTTCGCGTACGTGACGAGCGAGCTCAACGCGTCGGTCGAGGTGTTCGGCTACCGCGACGGCAAGCTGACGCCGGTCGAGACGCTGCCGATGACGGCGCCGGGCTTCAAGGGCAAGGTCGGCGGCGGCGCGATCCACCTGTCGCCGGACGGCCGCTTCCTGTATGCGAGCAACCGCGGCGACGCGAACGACATCGTGATCTACGCGGTGAACAAGGCCGACGGCCGGCTGAAGCACGTCGGCCGCCAGTCGAGCCTCGGCAAGACGCCGCGCGAGTTCCTGATCGATCCGACCGGCAAGTGGCTGATCGTCGGCAACCAGGACAGCGATACGTTCTACGTGTTCAGTCGCGATGTCGAAACGGGGCAGCTCGGCGCGAATCCGCAGAAGGTTGCGGTCGGCAAGCCGGTCGACTTCAAGCTGGTGCCGGTGCAGTAAATGAAAAAGGGCGCTGCCGAGGCAGCGCCCTTGGCGTTCCGGGGCGGCCGGTTTTCCGGTGCGTCCACCTTGGTCGATGGCGGCCGTCCGGCCGCCGCGCTCAGTCGGCCGCGGCCGGCACGAGCACCTCGCGGCTGCCGTTGATGCCCATCGCCGATACGAGCCCGGCCGCCTCCATCTGCTCGACGAGGCGCGCGGCGCGGTTGTAGCCGATGCGCAACTGCCGCTGCACCGACGAGATCGACGCGCGCCGCGTGCGCACGACGAACGCGACGGCTTCGTCGTACAGCGGATCGGCTTCCGCGTCCGGCGCTTCGCCGAACAGGTCCTGCGTCGCGCCGTCGGCGGCCGGGCCGTCGAGAATCCCTTCCTCGTACTGCGGCTCGCCGAACTGCTTCAGGTACTCGACGATCCGGTGCACTTCCTCGTCGGCGACGAACGCGCCGTGCACGCGCTGCGGATAACCCGTGCCCGGCGGCAGGAACAGCATGTCGCCCATCCCGAGCAGCGATTCGGCGCCCATCTGGTCGAGGATCGTGCGCGAGTCGATCTTCGACGACACCTGGAACGCGACGCGCGTCGGGATGTTCGCCTTGATCAGGCCCGTGATCACGTCGACGGACGGACGCTGCGTCGCGAGGATCAGGTGGATGCCGGCCGCGCGCGCCTTCTGCGCGAGGCGCGCGATCAGCTCCTCGATCTTCTTGCCGGCGACCATCATCAGGTCGGCCAGCTCGTCGATCACGACGACGATCAGCGGCAGTTTCGACAGCGGCTCGGGATCCTCGGGCGTCAGCGAGAACGGGTTGCCGATCTTCTTTTCCTTCGCTTCCGCGTCGCGGATCTTCTGGTTGAAGCCCGCGAGGTTGCGCACGCCGACGGCCGACATCAGCCGGTAGCGCTTCTCCATTTCGCCGACGCACCAGTTCAGCGCGTTTGCCGCGAGCTTCATGTCGGTGACGACCGGCGCGAGCAGGTGCGGAATGCCTTCGTAGACCGACAGTTCCAGCATCTTCGGGTCGATCATGATGAGCCGCACGTCCTCGGGCGTCGCCTTGTACAGCAGCGACAGGATCATCGCGTTGATCGCGACCGATTTGCCCGAGCCTGTCGTGCCGGCAACGAGCATGTGCGGCGCCTTCGCCAGATCGGTGACGACCGGGCGGCCCGTGATGTCCTTGCCCATCGCGATCGTCAACTGCGACTGTGAATGCTGGTACTCGCGCGCGGCAAGGATTTCCGACAGGCGGATCATCTGGCGCTTCGCGTTCGGCAGTTCGAGGCCCATGCAGGTCTTGCCGGGAATCGTCTCGACGACGCGGATCGACGTGAGGCCGAGGCCGCGCGACAGGTCCTTCATGAGGCCGACGATCTGGCTGCCGCGCACGCCGAGCGCGGGTTCGATCTCGAAGCGCGTGATCACGGGGCCGGCCGATGCGCCGACGACCGTCACCGGCACCTTGAATTCCTGCAACCGCTGTTCGATCACCTGGGCCGTCTGTGCGAGGTGTTCCTCGGTGATCATTTCGACGTCGTCGGACGCGGGCTCGAGCAGGTCGAGCGTCGGCAGTTCGACGTTGAACGACGCGGGCGCGTGGAATTCGAACGCGTTCGGGCGCGGCTGGCGCGCGGGGGCGTCGGTTGTTTCGGTCGCGGCTGGCGTAGCCGGTTCGGTTGCCACGGCGGCGATAGCGCCGACGGGCGCGGCAACGGGAATCGCCGGCGCGGCAGCGACAGTCGCCGGCACGGGCAGGCCGGCACCGGGAACGGTTGTTGCCGGCTGCGGTGCGGTGGTCGACGGCGCAGGCGGTGTTGCGGACACATTCGGTGCTGACCAGCTCGCCGACGATGCGGCAGGGGCGGGCGGCGTTGCGAACGTGGCGGTGGCGGTTGCCGCAGGCGCGGAAGCAATCGGCAGGGTCTGCGTCGCGGTTGTGGCTGCGATGGACGCCAGCGATCCGACCGCGGCGACAGGCGAGCCTGCGACCGGTTGAGCCGGAGCGGCTGCCGCCGTGGTCATCGGGGCGATGGTGCTGGCCGACGGTGTTGTTACGACGGAAGCGGCTGGCAGCACGGGCAGGTTGGTCGTCGGCTGCGGTGCTGCTGTGCCGGACGCGCCGAATGGCGTGCCGGTCGACGAGGTTGCCGTGTTGGCCGGAAGAGTCGGTGCGGGCGCGGAAGGCTGCGCGGCGATCGAGCCGGACGCGAAATTTGCAGGTGCCGCGGGAGCGGTCGCCGATGATGTCGCCGGTGCGGACGCTTGCGCGATCGAACCGGATGCCGAACCCGACGCGCCGCTCGTCGACGGTGTCGCGGCGGGCGCGACGGTCGATGCGGGCGTCGATGCGCGGGCAAGTGAACCGTAAATCTCGTCCGTAATGCCGACCGGCGCTGCTGACGCGACCGGTGCAACGGTCGATGCCGATGCGACCGGCTGCGAAAGCGACGCGGATGCCGTGCCGGTTACACCGACCGGGGAAGCCGGCGCGATCGGTGCAACGGTCGGTGCCGACGCGGCCGGTTGCGAAAGCGACGCGGATGCCGTGCCGGTTACACCGACCGGGGAAGCCGGCGCGATCGGTGCAACGGTCGGTGCCGACGCGGCCGGTTGCGAAAGCGAAGCGGATGCCGTGCCGGTTACGCCGACCGGGAAAGTCGACTCGATCGGTGCAATGGTCGACACCGATGCGACCGGCTGCGAAAGCGAAGCGGATGCCGTGCCGGTTACATCGACCGGGGAAGCCGGCGCGACCGGTGCAACGGTCGATGCCGATGCGGCCGGTTGCGAAAGCGAACCGGATGCAGTGCCGGTTACACCGACCGGGAAAGCCGGCGCGACCGGTGCAACGGTCGATGCCGATGCGGCCGGTTGCGAAAGCGAACCGGATGCAGTGCCGGTTACACCGACCGGGGAAGTCGACGCGACCGGTGCAACGGTCGATGCCAATGCGGCCGGTTGCGAAAGCGAACCGGATGCAGTGCCGGTTATACCGACCGGCGAAGCCGCAGCGGTAACGGGTGCAATGCTCGATGCGAATGCAGGTGCCTGCGCGGCAGAACCATGGGCGGTGCCGACGAGCGGCGAAGTAGCGGCGGACGAAGCCGTCGGTGCTGCGGCAAACGGTTGAGCTGCCGGCGATTTCGGCGATTCCGTGGAGACGGCCGTATTTGTCGTTGCAGGTTGCACCGTTGACGGAATCGACGGCGTCCGCGTCCAAGCTGTCGCGGGCGTGGCGCCCTGCGCGATTGCCGACGGCGGCGCCGTACGTTCTGCCGCTTTCGGCTCGGCAGCTTCGGATGCGGTACGCGATGCAGTCGGTGCCGACGCTGCCGCAAGCGGCGCGGCGTCGGAAATGGCGCGTGCCGACGATTCTGCGAGCGACGAAGAGGGGAGGGCCGCAAACGGAGCGATCCCCTCGGCGGGTTTGCCGTCGGCGTGAGCATCGGCGACGCCCTGCGGCGCACGGGCCGGTGCAAGGCGATCGATCGCAGGCGCCGGTTGCGCTCCGTACTTGTCGCCGGTATCGACGGACGCAGCCGGTTTGCTTGCAGCGATGTCGTGAACCACCTCGTTTTGCGGTTGCGCGGAGGCGGCATTGACCGACTCCGATCCCGTCGCGTCGGTCGGCGACACAGCAATCGGGTTTCCGGCCGATCCGTCGAACGCGGAAACCGGCCGGCTGGCGAGGTCTTCCCACGGAGCGAGGTCAATCGGCGCGTCGAACGACGGCGCGGGTGCGATCCCGAATGCGGGCGCGGCGCGCGTATCGTCGACGTGCTGGATCTCGGGGGCGCCGTGATGCGAAAACGCGGCATTGTCGATTCCGGTATCCGGCAGCGTTTGCGGGACGACGTCGTCGAACGCCGTGGCGCCCGTATCCGTAACCGGAGCGTGCGTCATGCTGGCCTCTGCACGCATGAACGCATCCAGCACGATCGGCGCGTTGTCGTCGTAAGCGTGTGCCGCATCGTGTTCGACCGGGGCGCTGGCGTCATGGGTCGCGACGCCGTGCGTCGCGGAGACGAACCCGTCCGACGTGGTCGCCGATACCGGCGCGGCAACGCTGCCGGCTGCAGCGGCCACTCCGGCCACTCCGGCCACGGTGGCGGCTGCCGCCGCCGCGTGCGCCGCATCGGCCGACTGCGCGCCGCCGAGCGTGGCCCATTGCGCGGTGCTGGCCTCGATCGAGCGCAGCGTGTCGTGAACGCTCGGCGCGGGTGTAATCGGTGCGGCGGGTTTTTCCGTCCATGCATAGAGCGGCGCGCGCGCCGGCGTTTGCGGCGCCGGGCGGCGGCGCGCGGCGTCCGGCGGCAGGCCGGCCGCGCCGGTTCCCGCGACCGGTCGCACCGGCGGTCGCACCGGCGGGCGCAGCGGCGCGCTGGCCGGCCGCGGCGTGACCGTGGCGCGCGGAGCGGGCTGCTTCAACGCAGCGGTGGCCGCTCGCGCGGCCGTTGGCCGCGGCCGGACCGGTTCGAATCCGACCGGAAGCGGGGCGGGATCGGGGCGCGGTACTTGCGAGTTCGCCGCCGCGCGCGCGAGGCTCGCGGTGCTGCCGGTCGTCGGGGGCGGCATCGCGCCGGTCGGGATCGGCGCGGGCGGGGCCGGCATGCTGCGACCGGTCGCGGTCGGCTTCAGCCAGCCCGACGGCGCGACGGGTTCCGTGTGCGGCCGCGGGGGCGTCGTGCTGCGCGGCTTCGGCCGCGCCTGCGGGTCGGGTTTCCACAGCGTCGGGCGCGAATACCGGCCGTTCTGGCGCGGCGCCATCGAGTTGACGGTATGCGCGGTGGTCGGCTGCACGACGTCGTCGTCGCGATGCAGCGCGCTGCGCGGCAGGTCGGCGATGCCGCGCGCGTCGTCGTCGTCGCCGCCGCGCGACAGCTTGACGCCGAACGACGTGTCGA is part of the Burkholderia pyrrocinia genome and harbors:
- the rsxB gene encoding electron transport complex subunit RsxB, yielding MTDSKTLADRIEDLLPQTQCTKCGYNGCRPYAEAIAAGDANYNQCPPGGAEGIARLAGLLGKPVIPLNPVNGSEHPRAVAFIDESLCIGCTLCMQACPVDAIVGAPKQMHTIIESLCTGCDLCVPPCPVDCIAMLPVTGDRTGWDAWSQEQADAARERHDLRLARQRREREAAEARAAARRAASASAGAAKPAAEQPGAQPGAPVAAPAADDAEAKKRAIIAAALERARKKKEELSGQGAGPKNTESVSAAVQAQIDAAEARRKRLAEQQAQRDAEAAAADGNDHDAGNDDQGGPSAPPDQNAP
- a CDS encoding TetR family transcriptional regulator, with the protein product MNQPKIKRDPEGTRRRILMAAAEEFASGGLFGARVDQIARRAETNERMLYYYFGSKEQLFTAVLEHAFSALTEAERVLDLDGVAPVEAVTRLAHFVWDYYRDHPELLRLINNENLHEARYLHKSTRIREMMSPIVAKLGNVLTRGQKAGLFRSDVDPLRFYVTLSGLGYYIVSNRFTLAATLGRDFTDTDERAEMVRMNTEVLLAYLLRR
- a CDS encoding polyhydroxyalkanoate depolymerase encodes the protein MLYQLHEFQRAMLSPLTAWAQAASKSFANPSSPFSLMPGATRMAAAYELMYRLGKDYEKPEFDLHQIVKDGHNIPIVEQTIVEKPFCRLLRFKRYSDDADAVTQLKDEPVVLVCAPLSGHHSTLLRDTVRTLLQDHKVYITDWIDARMVPVETGPFHLHDYIAYIQEFIRHIGARNLHVISVCQPTVPVLAAISLMASRGEDTPLTMTMMGGPIDARRSPTSVNSLATQHSTAWFENNVIHTVPANYPGEGRQVYPGFLQHTGFVAMNPERHAQSHWDFYQSLLRGDEDDAEAHRRFYDEYNAVLDMAAEYYLETIRVVFQEFRLAEGTWDVEGERVRPQDIKHTALMTIEGELDDISGSGQTHVAHELCTGIPQDQRRSLTAEKCGHYGIFSGRRWRTIIYPQLRDFIREHVPEPKHGATKDQPEAPAATTLAAVPAGTVQAETTRVTAAKRTRAKAPATAAAPAKAAPAAKRAGSNSPRAKTARARKAA
- a CDS encoding glycoside hydrolase family 15 protein is translated as MPALIEDYALVGDGHTAALIAKDGSVDWLCWPRFDSGACFAALVGTPEHGRWLLAPAVDAAITHTTRRYRGDTLILETDYESADGAVTVIDFMPPGNGWSELVRIVVGRHGTMKMRMELVLRFDYGFSVPWVTQLTREDGMKAIAGPDTVVLRTPVPLAGKNLHTLAEFTVSADERVPFSLSYAASHLRLPPARDPLSMLARTENYWLEWSGRCQVQGRYAAAVRRSLITLKALAYEPTGGIVAAPTTSLPEKIGGNRNWDYRYCWLRDATITLLALMRGGHYDEARAWRTWLGRVMAGSPEQIQIMYGIAGERRLPEMELDWLPGYQDSRPVRIGNGAANQLQLDVFGEVMAALHLARVGGLQADDTVWSVQCALLDHLEKIWQEPDEGIWETRGGRRHFTFSKVMAWVAFDRAIKSAEMFRLPGSLDRWRALREQIHADVCDNAWHEGKQAFAQSYGSDELDASVLLMPLLGFLPPEDPRIVGTVEAIERELLHDGLVMRYRTTEYDDGLPPGEGTFLACSFWLVDNYALLGRIDDAHRLFSRLLSLSNDLGLLAEEYDPVAGRLVGNFPQAFSHVALVHTAMNLMHHEEAMARAAGQPAPAMATGR
- a CDS encoding lactonase family protein; amino-acid sequence: MSSRLRERDARASTRGFPLRLAHWMKGFAIVLSLSATHAFAQQSPAPADGVYNLLVGTYTGGGSDGIYVYRFDTKTGSVAPVSSAKTVNPSYLLPSRDGRTVYAVNELPGDDGPATQRGGVSAFRFDAKTGALTFIDRVSSEGNDPCYLALSPDGKTLVTANYSVAADPGGSFAVLPLRDDGAVSQAVLTVHHEGTGPVKGRQDGAHVHSTVFSPDGRYLFVQDLGADKIYGYRYTVDGSRGLISPTDTRYTPVKAGSGPRHMVFGADGRFAYVTSELNASVEVFGYRDGKLTPVETLPMTAPGFKGKVGGGAIHLSPDGRFLYASNRGDANDIVIYAVNKADGRLKHVGRQSSLGKTPREFLIDPTGKWLIVGNQDSDTFYVFSRDVETGQLGANPQKVAVGKPVDFKLVPVQ
- a CDS encoding DNA translocase FtsK produces the protein MHTVVFGWFGISAVWFLLLFWRLVQAMLPGGGGLTGRGSIRLWLGFAAVFVASCTLTSALSGPDTNALGHAFSAGFAHVLGPIGTPVAMVVLFFAGLPWLTGIGWRQFAAWVDTSFGVKLSRGGDDDDARGIADLPRSALHRDDDVVQPTTAHTVNSMAPRQNGRYSRPTLWKPDPQARPKPRSTTPPRPHTEPVAPSGWLKPTATGRSMPAPPAPIPTGAMPPPTTGSTASLARAAANSQVPRPDPAPLPVGFEPVRPRPTAARAATAALKQPAPRATVTPRPASAPLRPPVRPPVRPVAGTGAAGLPPDAARRRPAPQTPARAPLYAWTEKPAAPITPAPSVHDTLRSIEASTAQWATLGGAQSADAAHAAAAAATVAGVAGVAAAAGSVAAPVSATTSDGFVSATHGVATHDASAPVEHDAAHAYDDNAPIVLDAFMRAEASMTHAPVTDTGATAFDDVVPQTLPDTGIDNAAFSHHGAPEIQHVDDTRAAPAFGIAPAPSFDAPIDLAPWEDLASRPVSAFDGSAGNPIAVSPTDATGSESVNAASAQPQNEVVHDIAASKPAASVDTGDKYGAQPAPAIDRLAPARAPQGVADAHADGKPAEGIAPFAALPSSSLAESSARAISDAAPLAAASAPTASRTASEAAEPKAAERTAPPSAIAQGATPATAWTRTPSIPSTVQPATTNTAVSTESPKSPAAQPFAAAPTASSAATSPLVGTAHGSAAQAPAFASSIAPVTAAASPVGITGTASGSLSQPAALASTVAPVASTSPVGVTGTASGSLSQPAASASTVAPVAPAFPVGVTGTASGSLSQPAASASTVAPVAPASPVDVTGTASASLSQPVASVSTIAPIESTFPVGVTGTASASLSQPAASAPTVAPIAPASPVGVTGTASASLSQPAASAPTVAPIAPASPVGVTGTASASLSQPVASASTVAPVASAAPVGITDEIYGSLARASTPASTVAPAATPSTSGASGSASGSIAQASAPATSSATAPAAPANFASGSIAAQPSAPAPTLPANTATSSTGTPFGASGTAAPQPTTNLPVLPAASVVTTPSASTIAPMTTAAAAPAQPVAGSPVAAVGSLASIAATTATQTLPIASAPAATATATFATPPAPAASSASWSAPNVSATPPAPSTTAPQPATTVPGAGLPVPATVAAAPAIPVAAPVGAIAAVATEPATPAATETTDAPARQPRPNAFEFHAPASFNVELPTLDLLEPASDDVEMITEEHLAQTAQVIEQRLQEFKVPVTVVGASAGPVITRFEIEPALGVRGSQIVGLMKDLSRGLGLTSIRVVETIPGKTCMGLELPNAKRQMIRLSEILAAREYQHSQSQLTIAMGKDITGRPVVTDLAKAPHMLVAGTTGSGKSVAINAMILSLLYKATPEDVRLIMIDPKMLELSVYEGIPHLLAPVVTDMKLAANALNWCVGEMEKRYRLMSAVGVRNLAGFNQKIRDAEAKEKKIGNPFSLTPEDPEPLSKLPLIVVVIDELADLMMVAGKKIEELIARLAQKARAAGIHLILATQRPSVDVITGLIKANIPTRVAFQVSSKIDSRTILDQMGAESLLGMGDMLFLPPGTGYPQRVHGAFVADEEVHRIVEYLKQFGEPQYEEGILDGPAADGATQDLFGEAPDAEADPLYDEAVAFVVRTRRASISSVQRQLRIGYNRAARLVEQMEAAGLVSAMGINGSREVLVPAAAD